CAGGTGCGCGAGCCGGTCGGGCCTCAGCCGCGCAGACGAGAACACGTCCATGTGGGCGCCGAGGCGGTGCAGGTCGTTTCCTCCCGCATCGTAAGGGCCTCCGGAGGCCGCCTCGCCGTCATGGATCCACAGTGCTGCCAGGTCCGCGCTCTCGGGCGACGAAAGCAGGCGGATCCTGTCGATGTGGACCTGGCCTTCGGTCGCATCGCACAGGATCGACGCCGTGCGCTGCAGCGCGGCTTCGGTCTCGGCGAGATCCTCGTACGAAGGCTGGTCGCGAAAGGAGACCTGCAGGCCGCTGCGTCCGGTGGGATCCTCGATCCAGCCGCGGCCGGCATGGGCCGGAGCGGCGACGGACAGCGCTGCTGCTGCGGCGGCCGCAGCGAGCGCTGCGCAGCGACGCGCGAGGACGGGGCTGCTGCCGCCCGCGCCGGATCGCGTCTCGCATCCGCCGTCTGCTTTCATCACTTCGCTCCGGATGCGCGGGGGCCAGCCGTCACCGGAGCGTAGAAGCGGGCTGGCGAACTGGCAAGAGAACTGCGCCCATGCTGCATTCTGCAGCGGGCCGCCCGGCGCTGTGCCGATCGAGCGGCCCGCGACGGACCACGAGCCACCAAGCGAGACCCAGCGACCGCTTCGACGGAGTAGGAAAATGCAACGTCTGCTGCGAATGCTTTTCGGAGGAGCCGGCTCGCCGGCCAAATTGCTGGAGCCCGGGACGACCGCTCCCGATTTTCGCGTGACGGCCCATGACGGCAGCACCGTCGGTCTGGCCGATCTCAGGGGCCGCAAGGTGATCCTGTGGTTCTATCCGAAAGCCGACACTCCGGGATGCACCGTCGAAGGCAAAGGCCTGTGCGCACGACACGAGGAGTTCGTGCGCCGCGGCGCCCTGATTCTCGGCGTCAGCTTCGACTCGGTCGCCGAAAACCGTGCGTTCGCCGAGAAGTTCCGCTTTCCGTACCCCCTCCTTTGCGACACGAAGCGGGAGATCGGCATGGCCTACGGTGCCTGTGACAGTCCCGGCGCAAAGAACGCGCGGCGCATTTCGTACGTGATCGACGAGAGCGGCATCATCCGCCACGTGCTGCCGAAGGTGGATCCGGCAACGCACACCGACGAAGTGCTCGCGCTCGTGAGCTGAGCCAGCGCCGCACCGAGGCGTCAGCGGTGGCCTCCGCCCATGGCGCCGCCGACGCGGCCGAACGTGGAGTTCAGGCCGCTGCCCACCGAGCCCATCGGCCCACCGCCCCCGCCACCGATCGGCGGAGCGAGGGCTCCGCTGCTGACATATCCGCCGGATTT
Above is a genomic segment from Candidatus Binatia bacterium containing:
- a CDS encoding peroxiredoxin encodes the protein MQRLLRMLFGGAGSPAKLLEPGTTAPDFRVTAHDGSTVGLADLRGRKVILWFYPKADTPGCTVEGKGLCARHEEFVRRGALILGVSFDSVAENRAFAEKFRFPYPLLCDTKREIGMAYGACDSPGAKNARRISYVIDESGIIRHVLPKVDPATHTDEVLALVS